The following is a genomic window from Verrucosispora sp. WMMD573.
GCCACCCCCGCCGCGCCGGTCGGCAGGTCGGCCAGCCGGGTGACCGCGCGCCACGACTCATGACACACCAGGGCACCGGTGGCGCGGGCCAGCGGAGGCGGACGAAGACCTGCCCGGGTCAGCAACCCGGCGTCGGCGAACAGCTCAGCCGGCGGCGCGTCGGCGAGCACCCGCCCGTCGACGAGTGCCACGACGCGGCTCGCGTGCTCGGCGACCAGGTGCATGTCGTGGGTCACCATGACCACGGTGGTGCCGGTACGGTGCAGGTCGGTGAGGAGTTCGAGCAGTTCCGCGGCCCGCTGCCGGTCCTGACCGAAGGTGGGTTCGTCGAGCACCAGCACCCGCGGACGGCAGATGATCGCGGTCGCGACCGAGAGTCGTCGCTTCTGGCCGCCGGAGAGCAGGAACGGGTGCCGGTCGCGGAGTTCCAGGAGGCCGAACCGGCTCAGTACGTCGTCGACCCGGCTCGCCATCTCGTCCTCGGCCACCCGACGGATCCGCAGCCCGTGGGCCAGTTCGTCGTCGACCCGAGCGGTGACGAACTGATGCTCCGGATTCTGGAAGACGAATCCGACCAGCCCGGCCAGGGTCCGGCCGTCGACCCGGGCCGGATCGACGCCGGCCACCCGAACGGTGCCGCGGGGCGGCCGGGTCACGCCCGCGATGGCCTGGGCCAGGGTGGTCTTGCCGGCACCGTTCGGACCCACCACGGCGACCAGTTCGCCTGCGGAAATGGCGAGGTCGATCTCGTGCAGCACGGCAGCCCGTCCACGCCTGACCGTCAGGCGGGACACCTCGACTGCCACCTCATCCCGACTTGCGGGCGCGACCGGGTCGGCCACAGCCGACGGCGGTGCCGGCAGGACCGGGTAGGCGTCGAGTGCGGCGCCCAACTCGGTCGGGGTCAGCGGCAGCGGTTCCAGCTCGATGCCGGCTCGGCGCAGCCGGAGCGCCGCCAGTGTCGCCTGTGGCAGCCAGACCCCGAGCCGGATCAGCCGGTCGGCGTGCTCGGTGAGCACCTGCCGAACCGGTCCGTCCAGAATCAGCCGACCCTTGTCGTCGAGCACGACCACCCGGTCGACCAGTTCGACGGCGGTGTCCAGGTTGTGCTCGACCAGCAGGACGGCGCGTTCGCCGGTCGCGACGATCCGCCGCAGCAGAGCGTGCACCTCCTCGACGCCGACCGGGTCGAGATTGGCGGTGGGCTCGTCCAGGACCAGCAACGGCGCCCGCAGCGCCAGCGCGCAGGCAATGGCCAGCCGTTGCCGGCCACCACCGGACAGCTGACTCGGATCGTCGTCGCGCCGCTCCCACAGCCCGACCGCCCGCAACGCCTCCTCGGCCCGTACGAGCACCTCGTCGGCGGGCAGACGCAGGTTCTCCGGCCCGAAGCAGACCTCGTCGAGCACCGTCGCCATCACCACCTGGGCGTCCGGATCCTGGAAGACCATGGCGACGTCCGCGGCGAAAGTCGGCACCGGATGGTCGGCGACCGGCCGACCGGCGGCGCGCACGGCGCCCGCCACCCGGGCGGCCACCACGTTCGGAATCAGCCCGTTGCTGGTCAGGGTCAAGGTCGACTTGCCGCATCCCGAAGGACCCAGTAGCAGCACCGCCTCGCCCGGCCACACCCCGAACGAGACCGCACTCGGGCTGGGCAGCCCGTAGTGGACCACGTCGTCGCCGTGCTGCGGCAACTCGTGGCGTACGGAGACGCCCGCGAACGAGAGAAGAGGCTGATGCACGAGGTTAGGATAGGCGAACCTAACCTGCTATTTCCACGTGCCAGCCGAATGGCACGCGACCGCAGGTGCCCTACGTCAGCAGTTGGAGCGCTCGCTGACGAACGTCGACGTAGCGCTGGTGCACGTCCGGAGTGCCGGTGGCGGTCGCCTCGTCGGCAGCGACCGGCCACTGCGGGGGTTCGGTCCGACCTGACAACGCCCAGGCGGCCTGGCGTGCCGCGCCGAGCGCGACGTACTCGGCAGGTCTCGGCACGCTCACCGGCACGCCGAACAGCGCCGGCGCGACCGCCCGCACCGCGCGTGACCGGGCCGCGCCGCCGATCAGCAGCACCCGGCCGACCGGGACGTCCTGGGCGCGGAGGGCGTCGAGGGCGTCGGCGAGACCACCGAGCATCCCCTCCACCGCGGCCCGCGCCAGATTCGCCGCCGACGCGTTCGCCCGGGTCAGCCCGGCGAGCAGGCCACGGGCGTCAGGCAGGTTCGGGGTGCGCTCCCCGTCCAGGTACGGCAGGAGCGTCAACCCGTCCGCGCCAGGTGAGGCCGAGAGCGCCAGCTCGTCGAGTTCGGCAAGGGACCG
Proteins encoded in this region:
- a CDS encoding ABC transporter ATP-binding protein; translation: MHQPLLSFAGVSVRHELPQHGDDVVHYGLPSPSAVSFGVWPGEAVLLLGPSGCGKSTLTLTSNGLIPNVVAARVAGAVRAAGRPVADHPVPTFAADVAMVFQDPDAQVVMATVLDEVCFGPENLRLPADEVLVRAEEALRAVGLWERRDDDPSQLSGGGRQRLAIACALALRAPLLVLDEPTANLDPVGVEEVHALLRRIVATGERAVLLVEHNLDTAVELVDRVVVLDDKGRLILDGPVRQVLTEHADRLIRLGVWLPQATLAALRLRRAGIELEPLPLTPTELGAALDAYPVLPAPPSAVADPVAPASRDEVAVEVSRLTVRRGRAAVLHEIDLAISAGELVAVVGPNGAGKTTLAQAIAGVTRPPRGTVRVAGVDPARVDGRTLAGLVGFVFQNPEHQFVTARVDDELAHGLRIRRVAEDEMASRVDDVLSRFGLLELRDRHPFLLSGGQKRRLSVATAIICRPRVLVLDEPTFGQDRQRAAELLELLTDLHRTGTTVVMVTHDMHLVAEHASRVVALVDGRVLADAPPAELFADAGLLTRAGLRPPPLARATGALVCHESWRAVTRLADLPTGAAGVAA